ACAGTGCAGCATACTGTTTTGATAACGTTTCATCGTCTTTTTTCTCACCTTTGTTGAAGCGAACGTTTTCCAGAACAACTAATTCGCCTTCTGCCACTTCAACACCATCCAGATAGGTTTTTTCCAGACGAACAGGAGAAGAAAGTGCTTCTTTCAAATAATCAACGACAGGTTGCAGTGAGAACTCTTCGTTGTATTCTCCCTCAGTCGGGCGTCCCAGGTGAGAAGTAACCATGACTTTGGCTCCCTGATTCAACGCAGCCTCAATTGTCGGCAAAGACGCCCGAATTCGTGCATCTGAGGTAACTTTGCCATCTTTTACAGGCACATTCAGATCAGCACGGATCAATACGCGTTTACCCGCCAGATCTAAATCAGTCATATTAATTACAGACATGGTGAATCCTCTCATTGATTCTTTATAAAATTACTCAATCTTCTGCTGTGTGCCGTTTGTGACACAACAAATGATTATTTGAAACCGGTTGCGGCCATTGCCAGTGTCGTATCAATCATGCGATTGGCAAAGCCCCACTCATTGTCACACCACACAAGGGTTTTAATCAGGTGCTTCCCGCTAACCCTCGTTTGTGTGCCATCCACAATAGCACTGTGGGGATCGTGGTTAAAATCCGTTGAAACCAACGGCAAACTAGTATAATCCACTATACCATGAAACTCTCTGGCCGCTGATTTTTGCAGGAGCTGGTTCACTTCTTCAACATTCACTGCTGCGTGGACTGTTACGCTCAAGTCAATGGCTGTCACATTGATAGTCGGTACTCGAACAGAAATCGCCTCAAACCGATCACTGAATTTAGGGAAAATACGTGTGATCCCCGCAGCCAGTTTTGTATCAACAGGAATGATAGATTGACTGGCCGCTCGCGTCCGCCGTAAATCACTGTGATAAGCATCAATCACGGGTTGATCATTCATCGATGCGTGAATGGTTGTCACCGTACCAGATTCAATATTGAACGCATCGTCCAACACTTTAATGATTGGAATGATGCAGTTTGTTGTACAGGATGCATTAGAAACAATACGATCTTCGGTAACCAATGAATGGTGATTAACACCATATACTACGGTTGCATCCAGATTATTTCCTCCCGGATGCGCAAATAGGACTTTTTTGGCTCCGCTGGCGATATGAGACTCTCCGTCTGCCCGTTCACCATACTTACCTGTGCAATCAAGAACAATATCAATGCCCAACTCTTTCCACGGCAGAGCCGAGATATTCGGTTGATGAAACAGCCGGATGCTATCGTCTCCTATTTGCAATAAATCATTATTCAGGCGTACATCCCATGCAAAACGTCCATGACTGGAATCGTATTTCAACAAGTGAGCAATGCCTTGTGCATTTGCCAACTCATTGATAGCGATCACTGAAATTTCAGCTTGACGCCCGGATTCGTAAAGAGCACGCAAGACGCTGCGCCCTATTCTTCCAAAACCATTAATCGCTACCCTGATAGTCATGTTACTCCCTGAATTTCTCCGTAGTTACGCAACCGCTTAGGATAACTGAGCAATATCTACTTGTACTGATAATTCATCACAAAATTAACCAGATTGTGACAGACAAGACATTTTATTATCTCATTTATGCACTTAACTGAAACGGTTCAGCAACCGTGAAAGCAGATTACGAGAAAAAAAGAGTGATGGCAAGCGCCATTCGTCACATTATGAAGGAAAAATTGAACAAAAAAAGAGCGCATTCGCCCTAAAATTGATGCGAATGCGCTTAATAGGATTGTTTGGCGATTATTTCAGCAAAGCTATTGCCTTGGCTACTACATTTTCAACAGTGAAACCAAACTCTTTAAACAGAACATCAGCAGGTGCAGATTCACCGAAAGTGTTCATACCGACGATAGCACCATTGATACCGACATATTTGAACCAGTAATCAGAAATACCCGCTTCGATAGCAACACGGGCAGAAACTGCCGCTGGCAATACCGCTTCACGGTATATAGCATCCTGTTTATCGAAAGCATCGGTAGATGGCATAGAAACCACGCGAACTTGACGCCCTTCAGCAGTCAGTTGTTCAGCCGCTTTCACTGCCAGTTCCACTTCGGAACCGGTTGCAATCAGGATCAATTCAGGCTGGCTTGCGCAATCCTTCAGGATGTAAGCCCCTTTCTCGATATTCGCCAATTGCTCAGCACTACGATCCTGCTGTGCCAGATTTTGACGGGAGAAGATCAATGCAGTTGGGCCATCTTTACGCTCAATCGCATATTTCCACGCAACCGCAGATTCAACCTGATCACATGGACGCCATGTACTCATATTTGGCGTTACACGCAGGCTAGCAATCTGCTCAACTGGCTGGTGAGTTGGGCCATCTTCACCCAAGCCGATAGAATCGTGGGTATAAACGAAGATACTACGCACCTTCATCAGTGCCGCCATGCGTACCGCGTTACGGGCATATTCAACGAACATCAGGAATGTTGCGCCATAAGGCACAAAACCACCATGCAATGCAATACCGTTCATGATGGCAGACATACCAAATTCACGCACACCGTAGTGAATGTAGTTACCGCCCTGAACTTCGTTCAAAGGCTTAGAGCCAGACCACATGGTCAGGTTACTCGGTGCTAAGTCAGCAGAGCCACCCATGAATTCTGGCAGAACTTGACCGAATGCTTCCAGGGCATTTTGTGATGCCTTACGGCTAGCAATGGAAGCTGGGTTTTGTTGCAGTTTTTCAATGAATGCTTTGGATTCAGTTTCCCAATTCGCTGGCAGCTCACCGCTGGTACGACGGTTGAATTCCGCAGCCAGTTCTGGATAAGCTTGCGCATATGCAGTAAATTTTTCTTCCCAAGTGGCTTCTTTGGCCTTGCCTGCTTCCTGAGCATTCCAGCCAGCGTAAATGTCCTGAGGAATTTCAAACGAAGGATGTTCCCAACCCAGTGCCTTACGAGTTGCTTCAATTTCAGCATCACCCAGCGGGGAGCCATGACACTCTTCTTTGCCTGCTTTGTTTGGTGAGCCAAAACCGATGATGGTTTTGCACATCAACAGGGATGGTTTGTTTGTTTCTTTGCGGGCTGCTTCGATGGCTGCCGCAATAGCGTCAGAGTCATGGCCATCTACGCCACGGATAACATGCCAGCCATAAGCTTCAAAACGTGCTGCGGTATCATCAGTGAACCAACCTTCTACCTCACCATCAATAGAGATACCGTTGTCATCATAGAATGCGATCAATTTGCCCAGTTTCAGTGTACCCGCTAAAGAGCAAACTTCATGGGAGATCCCTTCCATCATACAGCCGTCACCCATGAACACATAAGTGTAGTGATCGACGATATCATGGTCTGGACGGTTAAACTGCGCAGCTAGTGTACGTTCTGCAATCGCAAAACCTACTGCATTGGCGATACCTTGCCCCAATGGGCCAGTCGTGGTTTCTACGCCTGGAGTATAGCCATATTCTGGATGGCCTGGTGTTTTAGAGTGCAGTTGACGGAAATTTTTCAAATCATCAATAGAAACATCATAACCCGTCAGATGCAGAAGGCTATAAATCAGCATGGAGCCGTGGCCATTGGATAATACGAAACGGTCACGATCAACCCAACCCGGGTTAGAAGGGTTATGGTTCAAATAATCGCGCCACAGCACTTCGGCAATGTCAGCCATTCCCATTGGTGCGCCAGGATGCCCTGATTTTGCTTTCTGCACAGCATCCATGCTCAAGAAGCGGATAGCATTAGCAAGGGTTTTACGAGTGATCATTCTTTACTCCAAGTCGGATGAAAGCGTTAGTGAACTAAGAACTAATTTTCGCAGCGCAGCGTACAAACCGCAATCATTAATGCCAGATAAGAAGAACTATCTTAATTTCACCTTGGCAATAATTCTTTGATTTACCCCGTTGTTTTGATGCCTTCGCAGGGCGATTCAGACAACTAAAGGTGATCTTGCGCAAGCAGGAAATCATTTCCTCACAGGATTTGCGCAATGAAAACCACGTATTAGACACGATACACAATAGGTTAATCAAGGCTAAAAATACGCGTTTTTCTATCGGAACAGGGGCATGATATAGAAATGATGACATGCTCTAACCCGAAACATTTTTACTGGTTCAGAGAACGTTAGATATAGGTACTGCTATAGGGATGTATTCGTCTTATTAGCAATCGCATCAACTGCAATTTTGGTGATATCACCTTGAATGATATTAATTTCATTGTTAATTATTTTCTATGTTTTATTTACCCCACCATTTTTAAATAAATTGCTTTTATCATTTTTTGTTACAACTTATCGTTTTATATAACACATACCAATTATCTTTTCATCCATATTTTAATATTGACAAATCCAACCTATCTGTAAAAAACAAAACATCAAAATAAAATTTCATAAATAATCTATTCGCGAGTATCCAACACAATTCTATTTTTACCTCAAATAAATTATCACAGAAAACAAAATAACTCATAACAATATACCACCAAGTCAATAAAATTTAATTATTGGATGATAAGAAAAAGGAATTTGAATTAATAATTAAAAAAAGTGAGCTTATAGACTCATAATGACTTTAAAACATCAAAAAAACATTAAGGAAATGACATGAAAAAATAATTATTTTTATTTCGTTATATTTTATTGGGTTACAAATCGCTTTTACTGAACTTAATTCAATGAATACTGATTCTGGTTATAATATTGCGACAGAATTAACTCAAAGATATAACGATACTAGAAATAACTGTGGAGATGGGGATCACCCTGCTTTTCTATGCTCTGGAATTATGTTAAGAGGAACAGTTCCTTCAGATGATTATTATTCTTGGAATCCAAGCCCACATTCTCAAAGTAGCGGTGGCGTCTCATTTTCTTATTTGAGAACTGACTCTAAACTTATTACATTAGATGCTGGTTACACAAATGGTTTCATTTTTTCTCCTTATTTATCTGCATCGGTAAATAATAAAAAACATCCTGAGGTTCTTTGCTATTTCCCAATTAATGCAGACTCTGCTAACAGAAGTGAAAAAGGCTGTGGCCCTATTCCAAATACCCCCCAAAGTGTACCTTGCCAACAGCAAGGAATTACCACCGCACATCAGTGGATAAACAATGGAAACGATGAGACAAATCAATGTGGTTTTGATATCAGTATTAAACCAGGGAAAAATCATGCTGATGCTTTCATACAGGGAATTCAAGCTCGTTTACAACTCTTATTTGTAGTAAACAATGAATTAATATTAGCTACTTGGCCTCAAAATATTGCCAATGAATTACCTATCGAAGCCTTTTTCTATCTTCCCGGAGGATTGGAAGGTGCTCAACATGAGCAAAAAGATTTTCATAATGTCACTGGAAAAACAATACCAATCATACGGATAGAACTTCCTGCCAATTACAGTCAGGATGCAACTTTTACTTATAACCCAGAGGATCAAATCACTTTCAATTAAAATGAAAACCAGAAAATAAATCTAAAGACCAAAATCAATTTTACCAAGCACTAATACCAAGATTTAATCGTACAATGTGGCTATTTACGAAAACAATATGATTTCAATCGTAAATAGCCACAATGCAAAATGGTATAAAACAAAAAATAAAGGAGTTAAATCATTATTAGCCGTGTGTAATCGCGTTAAATTGTAATAATGCAGATAATCCAGCACATCTTCTTTCATTTCTGTCTGGGATAGTAAAACCTTCTTTGCGTAATTTTTTCGCCAGCATCCGATAACCTAAGATTTCCCTGCTTTCTTTAAACAGCGCGGTGGCTTTTTGGTGCAATGCGCGTTGCTCATCGGAAAATAGCCGAACGGGTTTTTCCTGCCAGATATAAAACGTGGAACGACTGACTTTCATCACGCGACATAACTGGCTGTCTGGTGTTGATCCCCGACAGTGACGACATCCGCACCATTAAGCAACAGTACCAACGCCAGCAAGACCAGCTCAGTGAGATTAAGCTCAAAATGCGGGAGCTGCTTGGTGACTACAAAATCCGCTAAGGGCAGGGACTGAGCGGCTCTAAAAAAGAAAAAAGCCGGAAGATCATGCTAATATTTCCGGCTTCTTGTTCATGTATAAAAACTGGTCATTCCAAATAAATTGTTTCTTCTGGCAACAAATTGTAAGCCATATCCAATTTATTCATTTTGACAAATTCATGAATCTGATGTGCCCTATTCGTAATATCCTCAATATTGATAATCCATTTGTTTACATAATTTTCCACTGCTTGATTACGCAGACCAATTTGTATAGTTCTCTGTTCTAACTTATTTAAATGAATATCTCGTTCAGGATCCCATTGAATAACCACATCACTTTGCTGAATTTCTTTTTTCCATTCCTCCTGAGAATTAAACAAAGCAGGGTCATAATGACTAATAACACCCTGCCGAAGAATTTCTCTAAATCCCTCATGTGTGATATCAATAGCCAAAATACGTTCTTGACCACTATCTTTCTCTCCCCAACCAGCACGATACATCATCCATAAAAATGAAGGCTTAATCCATGTCATACGTGTCATGCTAAAAGGGGGAGAAACGAACGTGTTATGTTTAATAGCGCTGTCAGCAATGGTAGAAGAATAAGCCTGATACACTCTAACCGATTGTTGCGTGTAAAATGCTCGTATTGAGTTGTTTTTATACGTGGACATAATCATCCTATTCTGTAATTTAATGTATTATTTATTCTGGTATCTCGGGATATACGGCACGGTAGAAAGAAGAAAGCCGAAAGATCACGGAGATCCTCCGGCCTCTTATTATGGCTTTAGCCAGTTTAAGATGCGTTAGCTTCTTAAACATAAAACCACCCGCTATGCGGGTGGAGTTCAAGGGTTATACCAAGAAAAACACCTTTCCGTTACGATATAGATGTTCAAGCTAATATCCGTAACTTAAATAAGGAAAGGTGTTTATGGGAATTAAAGCACAAAGCTCAGCCCATACAAAGTGGTTGTGCAAATACCATATCGTCTTTTCGCCGAAATATAGACGAAAAGTCATTTTTACCAGTTTGCGCTCAAGTATAGGTGAGATTTTACGAGACCTTTGTAAGTACAAAGGCGTTGAAATAATCGAAGGGCATCTAATGCCAGATCATGTGCATATGCTCGTGAGCATTCCCCCGAAAATAAGTGTTTCCAGTTTTATGGGGTACTTAAAAGGTAAAAGCTCGTTGATGATATTTGATAAACATGCCAATTTAAAATACAAATTTGGCAACCGGAAGTTTTGGTCGGAAGGCTATTACGTCAGCACAGTGGGGCTGAATGAAGCCACAATCCGTAAATATATCAGAGAGCAAGAAAAGTCAGATTTACTGCAGGATAAATTAAGTACACAAGAGTATAACGACCCCTTCAAGGGGTAAGCCAAAGAAGCAAAGACATTTAGCTTGAACGAAGAGAAAGCCGCGTCATTTAGGCGCAGTCGGTAACATGCCCTTATAGGGCTAGAGCAAACCTCCCGCTATGTGTAGTGATGTGATGGACGCCCCCTTTTTCA
The sequence above is drawn from the Xenorhabdus ishibashii genome and encodes:
- the epd gene encoding erythrose-4-phosphate dehydrogenase — encoded protein: MTIRVAINGFGRIGRSVLRALYESGRQAEISVIAINELANAQGIAHLLKYDSSHGRFAWDVRLNNDLLQIGDDSIRLFHQPNISALPWKELGIDIVLDCTGKYGERADGESHIASGAKKVLFAHPGGNNLDATVVYGVNHHSLVTEDRIVSNASCTTNCIIPIIKVLDDAFNIESGTVTTIHASMNDQPVIDAYHSDLRRTRAASQSIIPVDTKLAAGITRIFPKFSDRFEAISVRVPTINVTAIDLSVTVHAAVNVEEVNQLLQKSAAREFHGIVDYTSLPLVSTDFNHDPHSAIVDGTQTRVSGKHLIKTLVWCDNEWGFANRMIDTTLAMAATGFK
- the tkt gene encoding transketolase, whose product is MITRKTLANAIRFLSMDAVQKAKSGHPGAPMGMADIAEVLWRDYLNHNPSNPGWVDRDRFVLSNGHGSMLIYSLLHLTGYDVSIDDLKNFRQLHSKTPGHPEYGYTPGVETTTGPLGQGIANAVGFAIAERTLAAQFNRPDHDIVDHYTYVFMGDGCMMEGISHEVCSLAGTLKLGKLIAFYDDNGISIDGEVEGWFTDDTAARFEAYGWHVIRGVDGHDSDAIAAAIEAARKETNKPSLLMCKTIIGFGSPNKAGKEECHGSPLGDAEIEATRKALGWEHPSFEIPQDIYAGWNAQEAGKAKEATWEEKFTAYAQAYPELAAEFNRRTSGELPANWETESKAFIEKLQQNPASIASRKASQNALEAFGQVLPEFMGGSADLAPSNLTMWSGSKPLNEVQGGNYIHYGVREFGMSAIMNGIALHGGFVPYGATFLMFVEYARNAVRMAALMKVRSIFVYTHDSIGLGEDGPTHQPVEQIASLRVTPNMSTWRPCDQVESAVAWKYAIERKDGPTALIFSRQNLAQQDRSAEQLANIEKGAYILKDCASQPELILIATGSEVELAVKAAEQLTAEGRQVRVVSMPSTDAFDKQDAIYREAVLPAAVSARVAIEAGISDYWFKYVGINGAIVGMNTFGESAPADVLFKEFGFTVENVVAKAIALLK
- a CDS encoding DUF4291 domain-containing protein, which produces MSTYKNNSIRAFYTQQSVRVYQAYSSTIADSAIKHNTFVSPPFSMTRMTWIKPSFLWMMYRAGWGEKDSGQERILAIDITHEGFREILRQGVISHYDPALFNSQEEWKKEIQQSDVVIQWDPERDIHLNKLEQRTIQIGLRNQAVENYVNKWIINIEDITNRAHQIHEFVKMNKLDMAYNLLPEETIYLE
- the tnpA gene encoding IS200/IS605 family transposase; its protein translation is MGIKAQSSAHTKWLCKYHIVFSPKYRRKVIFTSLRSSIGEILRDLCKYKGVEIIEGHLMPDHVHMLVSIPPKISVSSFMGYLKGKSSLMIFDKHANLKYKFGNRKFWSEGYYVSTVGLNEATIRKYIREQEKSDLLQDKLSTQEYNDPFKG